From one Treponema denticola genomic stretch:
- a CDS encoding type II toxin-antitoxin system prevent-host-death family antitoxin, which translates to MNMTITANDLKVKGVSLIDSVVEKNESAIISVHGKDKYVVLKISEYNKLRELELENAIKETKADIASGKFYTDGISEHMKRVSGV; encoded by the coding sequence ATGAATATGACAATAACTGCTAATGATTTAAAAGTTAAAGGTGTAAGTTTAATTGATTCTGTAGTAGAAAAAAATGAAAGTGCAATTATTTCAGTTCATGGTAAAGATAAATATGTAGTTTTAAAAATTTCCGAATATAATAAATTGCGTGAATTAGAACTGGAAAATGCTATAAAAGAAACAAAAGCTGATATAGCATCAGGCAAATTTTATACCGACGGAATATCTGAACATATGAAAAGAGTAAGCGGTGTATAA
- a CDS encoding type II toxin-antitoxin system RelE/ParE family toxin produces MYKIIFTESYEEKAKKFLKKHPDLQKQYRKTLELMELNPYHPSLRLHKFFELFSISINMQYRIAIDFQIENETIIPINIGDHKLIYG; encoded by the coding sequence GTGTATAAAATCATTTTTACAGAATCATATGAAGAAAAGGCAAAAAAATTCCTAAAAAAACATCCTGATTTACAAAAACAATATCGGAAAACTTTAGAACTTATGGAATTAAACCCTTATCATCCTTCATTAAGATTACATAAATTTTTTGAGTTATTTTCCATTTCTATAAACATGCAATATAGGATAGCAATTGATTTTCAGATTGAAAATGAAACAATAATTCCAATAAACATTGGCGATCATAAATTAATTTACGGATAG
- a CDS encoding ABC transporter ATP-binding protein, which translates to MSKEILKVSNLKKYFKTPKGMLHAVDDINFSLDEGKTLGVVGESGCGKSTLGRTILRLLEPTSGSVFFEDSDIAKLNAGEMRKLRQKMQIIFQDPFASLNPRRTVASLIGNPMKIHKTYKSKKEFEERIKELMDTVGLSPRLFNAYPHELDGGRRQRIGVARAIALNPKFIVCDEPVSALDVSIQAQILNLLQELQEKLGLTYIFITHDLSVVNYFSDEIMVMYLGQAVEKAPSEQLFLNPMHPYTKALLSAIPVPRIHNRPERILLKGEISSPIDPKPGCRFAVRCPHATEKCLTVSPTLKEIEAGHIIACHLY; encoded by the coding sequence ATGAGCAAGGAAATATTAAAAGTTTCAAACTTAAAAAAATATTTTAAAACGCCCAAGGGAATGCTGCACGCTGTTGATGATATAAACTTTTCTTTAGATGAAGGAAAAACCTTAGGGGTTGTAGGTGAATCTGGTTGTGGTAAATCGACATTGGGTAGGACTATTTTGCGTTTATTGGAGCCGACTTCAGGTTCGGTATTTTTTGAAGATTCCGATATTGCAAAATTAAACGCAGGCGAAATGAGAAAATTACGGCAGAAAATGCAAATTATTTTTCAAGATCCTTTTGCATCGCTAAATCCCCGCCGAACTGTAGCTTCTTTAATCGGCAACCCGATGAAGATTCATAAAACTTATAAAAGTAAAAAAGAATTTGAAGAGCGAATAAAAGAGCTAATGGATACGGTCGGTTTGTCGCCTCGTTTATTTAATGCCTATCCGCACGAGCTGGACGGCGGGAGAAGACAAAGAATTGGCGTTGCAAGGGCAATTGCCTTAAACCCGAAATTCATCGTTTGCGATGAGCCGGTCTCTGCCCTTGATGTATCGATACAGGCTCAAATTTTAAATTTGCTGCAAGAGTTACAAGAAAAATTGGGGCTGACATATATTTTTATAACTCACGATTTATCGGTCGTTAATTATTTTTCCGATGAAATTATGGTTATGTATCTGGGGCAGGCCGTGGAAAAGGCTCCTTCCGAGCAGCTTTTTTTGAATCCCATGCATCCCTATACAAAGGCTCTTTTATCTGCTATACCTGTACCTAGGATTCATAATAGACCGGAGAGGATTTTATTAAAAGGAGAGATAAGCTCTCCGATTGATCCTAAGCCGGGATGTCGATTTGCAGTGCGATGTCCGCACGCTACGGAAAAATGCTTGACCGTTTCGCCGACCTTAAAGGAAATTGAGGCCGGACATATTATTGCTTGTCATTTATATTAA
- a CDS encoding DUF721 domain-containing protein, translated as MKLFKTSKEIVDNFSQKFNEMAEISSNLNNEQALSVFEGWEKVIGDKKLAAYCELYDIKNETAIIKTEHTGWSQQLLMRKKKIIYNFKKFYPSLDVKNISIFVEPEFELKRNSDVSEHLNQNLSIDIEEDNPKTTDEPDKPLPPELAKALKSLKKSILKKNK; from the coding sequence ATGAAACTTTTTAAAACATCAAAAGAGATAGTAGATAATTTTTCTCAGAAATTTAATGAAATGGCGGAAATTTCCTCGAACCTTAATAACGAGCAAGCCCTATCCGTTTTTGAAGGATGGGAAAAAGTCATAGGCGATAAAAAGTTGGCTGCATATTGCGAGCTTTATGATATAAAAAATGAAACGGCAATCATAAAAACCGAACATACAGGCTGGAGTCAGCAGCTTTTGATGCGGAAGAAAAAAATCATATATAATTTTAAAAAATTTTATCCGTCTTTGGATGTAAAAAATATTTCGATTTTTGTTGAGCCCGAATTTGAACTAAAGAGAAATTCTGATGTATCTGAACATCTTAATCAGAACTTAAGTATAGATATTGAAGAAGATAATCCAAAAACAACTGATGAACCCGATAAACCCCTTCCGCCCGAATTAGCGAAAGCTTTAAAATCCTTAAAAAAATCCATATTAAAAAAGAATAAGTGA
- a CDS encoding ABC transporter permease, whose translation MLKYVLKRFFLLIPVILGVTLLIFFVLDLSPGDPARLALGEMAPQESIDRWRVERGLNDPFFVRYFRYVGNMIKGDLGRSYFNNRDVFREVIQRFPITIELALGGMLIAILVGIPLGTISALKQYSFIDGLATVLGMLGIAMPSFWFGLMMIMFFSLRLGWLPSQGLSGFKGFIMPCFAVGISCAANIMRMTRSAMLEVVRTDFVRTAKAKGLTPREIVNKHEIRNVLIPVVTIAGLQFGSMMAGSVVIEAVFSLPGVGSFMISAIKGKDIPAVMGSITCFCIAFSFVNLLVDFVYGIIDPRIKA comes from the coding sequence ATGTTAAAGTATGTGCTAAAACGATTTTTTCTTTTAATACCGGTTATTTTAGGCGTAACCTTATTAATTTTTTTTGTTTTGGACTTATCTCCTGGCGATCCTGCTAGATTAGCTCTTGGAGAAATGGCACCGCAAGAAAGTATTGACAGATGGAGAGTTGAAAGAGGGCTTAACGATCCTTTTTTTGTTAGATATTTTCGATATGTTGGTAATATGATAAAAGGGGATTTAGGCCGCTCTTATTTTAATAATCGCGATGTTTTTAGAGAGGTTATTCAACGGTTCCCCATTACCATAGAATTAGCCCTTGGCGGAATGCTGATAGCAATTTTAGTCGGCATTCCCTTGGGAACAATTTCAGCCTTAAAACAATATTCCTTCATTGATGGACTGGCAACAGTATTAGGTATGCTTGGTATCGCAATGCCGTCATTTTGGTTCGGATTAATGATGATTATGTTTTTCTCACTGAGACTGGGCTGGTTGCCATCACAAGGCCTATCAGGCTTTAAAGGCTTTATTATGCCGTGTTTTGCAGTAGGAATTTCTTGTGCCGCAAATATTATGCGAATGACAAGGTCTGCTATGCTGGAAGTTGTCCGCACGGATTTTGTACGAACAGCAAAAGCTAAAGGCCTAACTCCAAGAGAAATAGTAAATAAGCACGAAATAAGAAATGTTCTCATTCCTGTAGTTACAATTGCAGGTTTACAGTTTGGATCAATGATGGCCGGTTCGGTTGTCATAGAAGCTGTATTCTCTCTTCCGGGTGTAGGCAGTTTTATGATTAGTGCAATTAAAGGTAAGGATATACCGGCGGTTATGGGGTCAATTACCTGCTTTTGTATTGCATTCAGTTTTGTAAATTTATTGGTCGATTTTGTTTATGGTATTATCGACCCAAGAATTAAAGCTTAA
- a CDS encoding tetratricopeptide repeat protein yields the protein MQNPIDSLLYVQISAEQAGKIFKDLETSIPLPIQLSEPNQKEDFKVENIEPEMILAGMLTVFAYDRENPNIQYYRKIFNLLRPDIRKEMTQAAIIKIKNNDFGMAEEILLSLEGLNPDDGITKLNLALLMEERSQFCEMRELFDDALSFNKKAEELYSELILFEPPLPAAFFNAAYFFIKQKNYIKAKSLLKTYLEIENDSAETAEFRKTKASEMLKTISEQALDDELFQKAHKYIDLGEEEKAAESIKLFLRKNPKVWNAWFLLGWALRRMGRWEDARSSFLKAIELLENSEISDKEPLCDVYNELAICLMELKLFDEAEKYLINALSLDSENIKIISNLGTLALKQGKQEEAEAFFRTVLEINPDDKIALSVLGK from the coding sequence ATGCAAAATCCTATCGATTCGCTTTTATATGTACAAATATCGGCCGAACAAGCCGGTAAAATTTTTAAAGATCTTGAGACTTCTATTCCTCTTCCTATTCAATTATCCGAACCTAACCAAAAAGAAGATTTTAAAGTCGAAAATATAGAGCCGGAAATGATTTTGGCCGGAATGCTCACCGTTTTTGCATATGACCGGGAAAATCCCAATATTCAGTATTACAGAAAAATATTCAATTTACTCCGTCCGGATATCCGTAAAGAAATGACTCAGGCTGCAATCATCAAAATCAAAAATAATGATTTTGGTATGGCTGAAGAGATTTTACTTTCTCTTGAAGGTTTAAATCCGGATGACGGTATAACCAAATTAAATCTTGCTCTTTTGATGGAGGAGCGTTCTCAATTCTGTGAGATGAGAGAGCTTTTTGATGATGCTTTGAGTTTTAATAAAAAAGCCGAAGAGCTTTATTCCGAACTTATCCTTTTTGAGCCTCCTTTGCCGGCCGCTTTTTTTAATGCTGCATATTTTTTTATAAAGCAGAAAAACTATATAAAAGCCAAATCTCTTTTAAAAACATATTTGGAAATAGAAAATGACTCTGCAGAAACAGCCGAATTCCGAAAAACTAAGGCTTCCGAGATGCTTAAAACTATTTCGGAGCAAGCCCTTGACGATGAGCTTTTCCAAAAAGCCCATAAATATATTGATTTAGGCGAAGAAGAAAAAGCTGCCGAAAGTATAAAGCTTTTTTTGAGAAAGAATCCTAAGGTTTGGAATGCTTGGTTTTTGTTGGGTTGGGCTTTAAGACGGATGGGCCGATGGGAAGATGCTCGATCTTCTTTTTTAAAAGCTATTGAACTTTTAGAAAATTCCGAAATTTCAGACAAGGAGCCTCTTTGCGATGTTTACAATGAGCTTGCAATTTGTTTGATGGAGTTAAAACTTTTTGATGAAGCTGAAAAATATCTTATAAATGCCCTGAGTTTAGATTCCGAGAACATAAAAATTATTTCCAATCTCGGCACCCTCGCCCTAAAACAGGGAAAACAAGAAGAAGCCGAAGCCTTTTTTAGAACCGTTTTAGAAATAAATCCTGACGATAAAATCGCTTTAAGTGTTTTAGGCAAATAA
- a CDS encoding methylated-DNA--[protein]-cysteine S-methyltransferase, protein MIYENFDSPIGKILIIADNSGLKELRFIKKDSITNLPEQTQDNFTKAEEICKQTKEELQKYFEGSLKQFTVQLSPEGTDFQKSVWKELCKIPYGKTLSYKQIAANINNPKSCRAVGNANGKNPIPIIIPCHRVICTGGNLGGFSAGLDRKRFLLSLEQKECQIELIPFVDNL, encoded by the coding sequence ATGATATACGAAAATTTTGACAGCCCGATCGGAAAAATACTAATTATTGCGGATAACTCAGGTCTAAAAGAATTAAGATTTATAAAAAAAGATTCCATTACAAATCTACCTGAACAAACTCAAGATAATTTTACAAAGGCAGAAGAAATATGCAAACAGACCAAAGAAGAATTACAAAAATACTTTGAAGGAAGTTTAAAACAATTTACGGTACAGCTTTCTCCTGAAGGTACAGACTTCCAAAAGTCCGTGTGGAAAGAGCTTTGTAAAATTCCATATGGAAAAACTCTGTCCTATAAACAGATAGCAGCAAATATAAATAATCCCAAATCTTGCCGAGCCGTAGGAAACGCTAACGGAAAAAATCCTATCCCAATTATAATTCCATGTCATAGAGTAATCTGCACAGGCGGAAATTTAGGCGGTTTTTCCGCAGGTTTGGATCGCAAAAGATTTCTTTTAAGTCTTGAGCAAAAAGAATGCCAAATCGAATTAATTCCGTTTGTGGATAACTTGTGA
- a CDS encoding ABC transporter permease, with translation MEKQKQAQPPKQNSLFTETWRRFRKNKTALVGMVIVMCIVLLAIFADQLYDYETMAIKPNYDATLQPPSSEHYLGTDEFGRDVLARLIHGSRISLIVAAISITVGTFIGSLFGAIAGYFGGIVDSIIMRIMDVFLAIPNMLLAITVVAALGTSSVNLILAIAIAGMPRFARIARASVLSVRSYEFIEAAKANGASSWRIIFEEVIPNSLAPIIVQYSIALAGAILTISSMSFIGLGVQAPTPEWGAMLSNGRQYFKNSGYLIVFPGLAIAITALAINLLGDGLRDALDPKLKQ, from the coding sequence ATGGAAAAACAAAAGCAAGCACAACCACCTAAGCAAAACAGTTTATTTACTGAAACTTGGCGTCGATTTAGAAAAAACAAAACCGCCCTTGTCGGAATGGTAATAGTAATGTGTATAGTTTTATTGGCAATCTTTGCCGATCAATTATATGACTATGAAACAATGGCAATAAAACCCAACTACGATGCTACGCTACAACCTCCGTCATCAGAGCATTATTTAGGTACGGACGAATTTGGGCGTGATGTTTTAGCTCGGTTAATACATGGTTCAAGAATTTCATTAATTGTTGCTGCAATTTCTATTACTGTCGGCACTTTTATAGGTTCTTTATTTGGTGCTATTGCAGGATATTTCGGAGGCATTGTAGATTCAATTATAATGAGAATTATGGATGTTTTTTTAGCTATTCCCAATATGCTCTTAGCAATTACGGTCGTAGCCGCCTTGGGAACAAGTAGCGTAAACCTTATATTGGCAATTGCAATTGCAGGAATGCCCCGCTTTGCCCGAATCGCTAGAGCTTCAGTTTTATCTGTAAGGAGTTATGAATTTATTGAAGCTGCTAAGGCAAACGGTGCAAGCAGTTGGCGGATTATTTTTGAAGAAGTTATACCTAACAGTTTGGCTCCCATCATAGTTCAATATTCAATTGCATTAGCAGGTGCAATCCTTACAATCTCGTCAATGAGTTTTATAGGATTGGGCGTTCAAGCACCGACCCCCGAATGGGGTGCAATGCTCTCCAATGGAAGACAATACTTTAAGAATTCAGGATATTTAATTGTGTTTCCGGGTTTGGCAATAGCTATCACGGCTTTGGCGATAAATTTATTAGGCGATGGTCTTAGAGACGCATTAGACCCAAAACTCAAACAATAG
- a CDS encoding cyclic di-GMP binding protein, whose protein sequence is MAFAVSQQLNRYYDLYKNIDVTFSKEVVSTLNFEPKQVFVRCSGGQWPCIINSASMTKAKIICGKKSGFLDRLRSGITSVNIRFAFFDAEGKDSLSFFVAAKLVGISSYEAGDQDLVLITFEYTQRAPDDLIEKLGILLEANINSQKRQNERIVITPEISRKIGLVEKGTVVYIDAVPRRCLIRDLSFSGAKILLVGIANFLMNKEIILRFAFDDPQSVFGIKGRAIRTEPVEGRKDLVALAVQYYPKSIPMMYKMYLNKYFSVMRKPASDGFGDDFLEDVAPPTSFEPVSSPISSNTPPLTPPPADSAPEQIP, encoded by the coding sequence ATGGCCTTTGCAGTAAGTCAGCAATTAAACAGGTATTATGACCTATATAAAAATATAGATGTAACTTTCTCAAAAGAAGTCGTTTCTACCCTTAATTTTGAGCCGAAGCAGGTTTTTGTACGTTGTTCCGGCGGACAGTGGCCATGCATTATCAATTCGGCTTCTATGACAAAGGCTAAAATAATTTGCGGCAAAAAAAGCGGTTTCCTAGACAGATTGAGGAGCGGTATAACATCCGTAAATATAAGATTTGCTTTTTTTGATGCTGAAGGAAAAGATTCTCTTTCTTTTTTTGTTGCAGCTAAATTGGTCGGTATTTCTTCTTATGAAGCCGGGGACCAAGATCTTGTATTAATAACCTTCGAATATACCCAAAGAGCTCCGGATGATTTAATAGAAAAATTAGGTATCTTACTTGAAGCCAATATCAATTCACAAAAACGTCAAAATGAGAGAATTGTTATCACTCCTGAAATAAGCAGAAAAATAGGTCTTGTAGAAAAAGGAACGGTTGTGTATATTGATGCTGTTCCCAGACGCTGTCTTATTAGAGACCTCTCTTTTTCGGGGGCCAAAATCCTTCTTGTCGGTATTGCTAACTTTTTAATGAATAAAGAAATAATTCTCCGCTTTGCTTTTGATGACCCGCAGTCTGTTTTCGGAATAAAGGGAAGAGCTATAAGGACAGAACCTGTTGAAGGCAGGAAAGACTTGGTTGCTCTTGCAGTTCAGTATTATCCGAAGAGTATTCCAATGATGTATAAGATGTACTTAAATAAGTATTTTTCGGTTATGCGTAAACCGGCTTCGGATGGTTTTGGAGATGACTTTTTGGAAGATGTGGCTCCTCCTACATCTTTTGAGCCTGTTTCGTCTCCTATCAGTAGCAATACGCCTCCTCTAACACCGCCCCCTGCTGATTCTGCTCCGGAACAAATTCCTTAA
- a CDS encoding ABC transporter substrate-binding protein: MKRILTALLIFTMVFGLISCGGNNSEQAKQSSTDGFIVIAQVSDITSLDPHLHNDVASASVTRNVFETLVKLNNKTMQFENWLAKDFVYKDPKTLEISLREGITFSNGEPLTAEDVKFSLDRQKKSGKVGHLIAMVGDIEVIGKLKVVLHLKTPSSALISSLSHMGSSIMCKKVVEPLDAAGKQMENSETVIGTGPFTFKSWTLGSKFELARNENYWKEKAKSPGLIFKVIPEETSRMVALEAGEIDVLIDVPTISVNDIKANANLKMEEYITTTLNGIAFNVTKEPFNNKALRQAVAHCIDRDAIIKIQSNGYAVPNYSCIGVAAIGYTPDVKKYEYDLEKAKAKLKEGGKPDGFKFTCTLRSESQARALQVVQAACREVGIDLVLDQVERSMYSERIGKGLHQSSFAGWSANAEPDNTYRPLFSKATVATGGYNYACFWDPRIEELLEKGSTTNDNNEKLQAYTDIAKIVAEECAIIGFSSDMGFIAMRKNIEGFDVSSIHMHNFDKLHTVK, translated from the coding sequence CGGCTTTGTTAATTTTTACAATGGTTTTTGGTCTTATCAGCTGTGGAGGTAATAATTCAGAGCAAGCAAAGCAATCTTCTACAGACGGGTTTATTGTAATTGCCCAAGTATCTGATATAACTTCTTTGGATCCGCATCTACACAATGATGTTGCTTCTGCAAGTGTTACCAGAAATGTTTTTGAAACATTAGTCAAACTGAATAATAAAACAATGCAGTTTGAAAATTGGCTGGCAAAAGACTTTGTTTACAAAGATCCCAAAACTCTTGAAATTTCTTTACGAGAAGGAATAACCTTTAGCAATGGAGAACCTTTAACTGCTGAAGATGTTAAATTCTCTTTAGACAGACAAAAGAAATCGGGCAAGGTTGGTCACCTAATTGCAATGGTCGGTGATATCGAAGTTATAGGCAAATTAAAGGTTGTTCTTCATCTTAAAACTCCGTCTTCTGCCTTGATTTCTTCACTGTCTCACATGGGCAGCTCAATTATGTGCAAAAAAGTTGTCGAACCCTTAGATGCTGCAGGAAAACAAATGGAAAATTCAGAAACCGTAATCGGTACAGGCCCCTTTACTTTTAAATCATGGACTCTTGGCAGCAAATTTGAGCTGGCAAGAAATGAAAACTATTGGAAAGAAAAAGCAAAATCTCCAGGCCTAATCTTCAAAGTCATTCCAGAAGAAACATCCCGAATGGTTGCTCTTGAAGCTGGCGAAATTGATGTTCTTATAGATGTACCAACTATCTCTGTAAATGACATTAAAGCAAATGCAAATTTGAAGATGGAAGAATATATTACTACAACGTTAAATGGTATTGCTTTTAATGTAACAAAGGAGCCTTTTAATAATAAGGCTCTAAGACAAGCTGTTGCTCACTGTATTGACCGAGATGCAATTATTAAAATTCAAAGTAACGGTTATGCGGTGCCTAATTACTCTTGTATAGGTGTTGCAGCCATAGGTTACACTCCTGACGTAAAAAAATATGAATATGATCTTGAAAAAGCAAAAGCTAAATTAAAGGAAGGCGGAAAACCGGATGGATTTAAATTCACTTGTACACTCCGAAGTGAATCTCAGGCTAGAGCTTTGCAAGTTGTACAGGCCGCTTGCCGTGAAGTAGGTATAGACTTGGTATTAGATCAAGTTGAAAGATCTATGTACAGTGAAAGAATCGGCAAAGGATTACATCAAAGTTCGTTTGCAGGCTGGTCTGCAAATGCAGAGCCGGACAATACATATCGTCCCTTATTCAGTAAGGCAACAGTTGCGACTGGAGGATATAATTACGCATGTTTTTGGGATCCGAGGATAGAAGAACTTTTAGAAAAAGGTTCTACAACAAATGACAATAATGAAAAATTGCAGGCTTACACAGACATTGCAAAAATTGTTGCAGAAGAATGTGCTATTATAGGTTTTAGCTCGGATATGGGCTTTATAGCTATGCGTAAAAATATTGAAGGCTTTGATGTATCCAGTATTCACATGCATAACTTCGATAAATTACATACTGTTAAGTAG
- a CDS encoding GNAT family N-acetyltransferase, with protein sequence MSDTRIINISKITVNDCYEISKCFEEQKWQKPIEQYIQYMDDQNNGLIDVLLAKDNNKFAGYCIIQWKSEYTFFYKNNIPEIKDLNVLKKYQRKGIATALMEEAEKRIFYKSNLCGL encoded by the coding sequence ATGAGTGATACAAGAATTATTAATATTTCTAAAATAACAGTAAATGACTGTTATGAAATCTCAAAATGCTTTGAAGAACAAAAATGGCAAAAACCAATTGAGCAATATATCCAATATATGGATGATCAAAACAATGGTTTAATTGATGTTCTATTGGCTAAAGATAATAATAAATTTGCAGGATATTGTATAATTCAATGGAAGTCAGAATACACATTCTTTTATAAAAATAATATTCCTGAAATAAAAGATTTGAATGTCTTAAAAAAGTACCAAAGAAAGGGAATTGCTACGGCATTAATGGAAGAAGCGGAAAAACGAATATTTTATAAGAGTAATTTATGCGGTCTTTAA
- a CDS encoding type II toxin-antitoxin system Phd/YefM family antitoxin has protein sequence MITAMTITEARKKITSLEDTMDYDDTISITNHGKEIFALIKWDTYESICETLEILSDEELSKNLAIGVQQIKQNNLLDFDSFKKSLSCTQ, from the coding sequence ATGATTACGGCAATGACAATTACAGAGGCAAGAAAGAAAATAACCTCGCTTGAAGATACAATGGATTATGATGATACTATTTCTATAACCAATCATGGGAAGGAAATTTTTGCTCTAATAAAATGGGATACATATGAGAGTATTTGTGAGACTTTAGAAATTTTATCGGATGAAGAACTTTCAAAAAATCTTGCTATTGGTGTTCAACAGATTAAACAAAATAATTTGTTGGATTTCGATTCATTTAAAAAAAGTCTTTCATGTACACAATAA
- a CDS encoding MBL fold metallo-hydrolase produces MNLIEFFGTTVKPKITKGKNMLNPIPTGKITEGVFCIRDKDVNVFLIKTKNYYIAIDSGYKNSENLIKGLKELNIDRNDVKYLFLTHLDLDHAGGIDGRCDNIFPNAKIFLGNEEEKYLKSIYFRKKVLFFNLKTPIKIFKDYTCLEDGETVNLDENSIEAVLTPGHTLGHLTYILNDKIIFSGDCLIMNSEGGYSMYDLWNIDTVQNIRSLFKLKEIALQKKCEMLISSHTGFTADIERAFKHIDEAPDWKAKGFKFIENAVENLYE; encoded by the coding sequence ATGAATTTAATCGAATTTTTCGGAACTACGGTAAAACCTAAAATTACAAAAGGCAAAAATATGCTGAATCCCATACCTACAGGTAAGATCACAGAAGGTGTTTTTTGTATAAGGGATAAGGATGTAAATGTCTTTTTAATCAAAACAAAAAACTACTATATAGCAATAGATTCGGGCTATAAAAACAGTGAAAATCTGATTAAGGGCTTAAAAGAGCTGAATATAGACAGAAACGATGTAAAATACCTTTTTTTAACCCATTTGGATTTGGATCATGCTGGCGGTATTGACGGGAGATGTGATAATATCTTCCCGAATGCAAAAATTTTTTTGGGAAATGAAGAAGAAAAATACCTTAAATCGATTTATTTCCGCAAAAAAGTGCTCTTTTTTAACCTAAAAACCCCTATCAAAATCTTTAAAGATTATACCTGCCTTGAAGATGGAGAAACCGTTAATTTGGATGAAAACAGCATAGAAGCCGTTCTTACCCCCGGCCATACCCTTGGACATCTGACTTATATCTTGAATGATAAAATCATTTTTTCCGGAGATTGCCTTATAATGAACAGTGAGGGCGGCTACAGTATGTATGACCTATGGAACATTGATACGGTACAAAATATACGCTCTCTATTTAAACTAAAAGAAATAGCTCTTCAAAAAAAATGTGAAATGCTCATAAGCTCCCATACAGGTTTTACTGCCGATATCGAAAGGGCCTTTAAACATATAGATGAAGCTCCTGACTGGAAGGCCAAAGGATTCAAGTTTATTGAAAATGCCGTAGAAAATCTTTATGAGTAA
- a CDS encoding ABC transporter ATP-binding protein → MTEKLALDIQNLSVSYKTDTAVVKAVNDLTFQLKTGQTLGLVGETGAGKTTTALAIMGLLPEPVGSVDSGKIIQEEVDLLKLPEKEMRKLRGNQISMIFQDPMTSLNPVMKVGKQIAECFIKHQNLNKKEALIEAGKMLEMVGISAKRAGDYPHQFSGGMKQRVIIAIALACNPHLLIADEPTTALDVTIQAQVLDLMKRLRKDYKTSLLMITHDLGVVADICDEVAIMYAGRIVEKGNLEDIFDNFKHPYTEGLFNSLPDVENRHEPLRPIKGLMPDPTNLPAGCSFFPRCPYAKSECEKNLPSLSQLNDSHHVACLAYEDKYKNLFDFKLMADVQRRAEK, encoded by the coding sequence ATGACAGAAAAATTAGCTTTAGATATACAAAATTTATCGGTTTCTTACAAAACTGATACAGCTGTTGTCAAGGCTGTAAATGATTTGACATTTCAACTTAAAACGGGGCAAACTCTGGGATTGGTAGGTGAAACAGGTGCAGGAAAAACGACTACTGCCTTGGCTATAATGGGCTTGTTGCCTGAACCCGTCGGTTCCGTCGACAGCGGAAAGATAATTCAAGAAGAAGTTGATCTGCTCAAATTACCGGAAAAAGAAATGCGGAAACTTCGTGGAAATCAAATCTCGATGATATTCCAAGATCCGATGACATCCTTAAATCCTGTTATGAAGGTAGGAAAACAAATAGCGGAATGTTTTATTAAGCATCAAAATCTTAATAAAAAGGAGGCTTTAATCGAAGCAGGCAAGATGCTGGAAATGGTTGGTATCTCCGCAAAACGGGCAGGCGATTATCCTCATCAATTTTCAGGAGGAATGAAGCAACGAGTTATTATTGCAATTGCTCTAGCCTGTAATCCTCACCTTCTTATTGCCGACGAGCCAACCACAGCTTTAGATGTAACAATTCAAGCTCAAGTTCTCGATTTGATGAAGCGGTTACGCAAAGATTATAAAACTTCACTTTTGATGATTACCCACGACCTTGGAGTTGTTGCCGATATATGTGACGAAGTTGCAATTATGTATGCAGGAAGAATTGTAGAAAAAGGTAACTTGGAAGATATTTTTGATAATTTTAAGCATCCTTATACGGAGGGTTTATTTAATTCTTTACCCGATGTCGAAAATCGGCATGAACCCCTACGCCCAATTAAGGGTTTAATGCCTGACCCGACAAACTTACCGGCAGGCTGCTCATTTTTTCCGCGTTGCCCTTACGCAAAATCTGAATGTGAAAAAAACTTACCATCTCTTTCTCAATTAAATGACAGCCACCATGTTGCCTGTCTGGCATATGAGGATAAATACAAAAATCTTTTTGATTTTAAACTGATGGCAGATGTACAAAGGAGGGCTGAAAAATGA